One Triticum dicoccoides isolate Atlit2015 ecotype Zavitan chromosome 3B, WEW_v2.0, whole genome shotgun sequence genomic window, TTACAATATATAAGATACTATATTCAAACGACAGAATAATAGAAATGTATAAAATCTATAAACATAGAAGAGAAGCAATAACATAGCATGACGCAAGAAAGCCGACTCCGGTTGCCTTCTAAACAAGTTCGATTAATAAGGTGTGAACACACCATTGCCTTCTAAAAGCAATCACATAGACCGGCCACCAACTCATCATCCTGGATAACAAACCAAAGGAAACTGTTGACATTGTTGCCTTAAAGAAATTCATGGTTCAATCTCATCCAATGTGGCAAACCCCTTTGGGAAAGCAAGCGGTCACACCACCGGCCACGATCATCAATCCATCACATAGCTAATCCGGCATGCTCTTCCTGCAGCAAGCTTCTGTCCAGGCTCCAGCGCCGCTCCGCGATCCTCACGAATTCGTCCATCACATCTCCAAAATGCTGCACCACTATCTGCTCATACACGGCCCTTATCTGGTTGGCGATCCAGCTTGGGGTGACGAGCGTGTTGTCCAAGCCGCTTAAAAAGTCATGCACCAGAAACTCCTTGATCGAAAAGGACCCCTCTTCTTTGATGACCTCCCTTATATCTTCCTTCGAAGGCCCATAGACTGGCACATAGAAAGAATCAAACTTCGCCTTGTCGATTACACCCTGACGATCATCGCGAAAGATCAGTTACTTGTGCCTTCGTCCGCAAATGATAAAATTCTATGCTAAAAACTAAGAATTTGTACCTCTGAGGCCATAAGGCTTAGAACTTGAGCAAGAATGCCCCAGATGTGGAAGGGGGCGAAGCCATCAGAATGCCTCCCTATAATGGAAACAACCATCTGTCCTCCCGGGACTAATTCTTTGGCTCTCAGCTCCAGGAAATGTCTGAAGTCCTTCCTAAACTGTTGTGCATATGCCCCAAGGACCATAGGGAGCTTCTCACGCCTAGCATGCTCATCAATGTAGTAAGCCGGGATCTGGTTCTTCGTTAGAACTTCAGGAGCCTGTGAAGATAAAGGTTTTGTTTACAGAATTGGCAAGTTAATACAATGGATCGATTCATCGAGCAGTGTCAAACTCACACCTTTGACAGCCAGTGCAGGCTACTGGACGAGCACACAAGATGCACGGAGCTACTAGTGAAGAGTCTCTCGTAAAACGACCCTGGTGCAATACCCGTCACGACAACAGGCCCGTTGCATCGACGGATCGTGACAAGGCTCTTCACCACCGTGTTGAAGTCATTGTCAGGCAGGTCGTTGAGGAACACACACAGTTCCGGTGGTGGCTGCTGCAACTGAAGACAGTATCCATGGATCGCCTCGACAGCGACCGATACCAGTGCCAGCGCGTTTGGGCCAGAGGAGCAGCCCAAGTCCGCGATCACCATCTTGTCAGGTaacaagctgctgctgctgctgcataagTCTATGATTGTTCTTTCTATCAGGAGCTTCATCCTCTTCTGCTGAGCATTCTGCAGtcaatttgaacttcttcaaaaattccAGTATAATCTTTCAGCTAAATAGCATGCTTCTTAACTTCGTCATTTCTTCTTTTGAATTTCAAGAATATAAAACAAACACCCGCAAAATAAACTATATAGTTATACTCTTTTGAATTTCATGAATATAGTTATACTATGAACTACCGCAAAATAAACTATATTATGAACAAGTTCCTAATGGACAGTTTTTAGAAGCCAAGTGTCAAAGAATAGGATACCTGAATACCAGAATTGCGAGCGTAACTTCTTTCCCCTTGTCCTTGGTTCATATGCACCATCTGCTTGGAGGCCATGGCTTTGGTTAGAGCGAGACTAACCTCTAGAAAACCTGATAGAACCAGATTAGGAAGCCTCTGCTAATGATGGACTTGAACCTCAGTTCTTATTTTCCTCTGCTAATTGGGGATGGCTGCTTATCCATATTAAGGCCAGACAATATAAAGACCGATTCAAAGGTTACAGGTTAGGTCAAATTCAACTAAGGATAAGGATATGACAATAGTTTAACAGCCTGCCACTGGTAGTGGTTGTATTAGATCAGCAGACTTGTTATTTTAATTTGGTTACATTGAG contains:
- the LOC119278458 gene encoding inactive anthranilate O-methyltransferase 1-like, producing the protein MASKQMVHMNQGQGERSYARNSGIQNAQQKRMKLLIERTIIDLCSSSSSLLPDKMVIADLGCSSGPNALALVSVAVEAIHGYCLQLQQPPPELCVFLNDLPDNDFNTVVKSLVTIRRCNGPVVVTGIAPGSFYERLFTSSSVHLVCSSSSLHWLSKAPEVLTKNQIPAYYIDEHARREKLPMVLGAYAQQFRKDFRHFLELRAKELVPGGQMVVSIIGRHSDGFAPFHIWGILAQVLSLMASEGVIDKAKFDSFYVPVYGPSKEDIREVIKEEGSFSIKEFLVHDFLSGLDNTLVTPSWIANQIRAVYEQIVVQHFGDVMDEFVRIAERRWSLDRSLLQEEHAGLAM